One region of Mesobacillus boroniphilus genomic DNA includes:
- a CDS encoding amino acid ABC transporter ATP-binding protein, with the protein MIKVHGLHKSFGKLEVLKGISTTIESGEVVAIIGPSGSGKSTFLRCLNLLEHPTSGQILIDGDEITDKKTNIMKVRENVGMVFQHFHLFPHMTVLQNITYAPIKVKGLSKPEAEKHGLELLKKVGLAEKANEYPNRLSGGQKQRVAIARALAMNPEVMLFDEPTSALDPEMVKEVLEVMKSLAHTGMTMAIVTHEMGFAREVADRVLFLDGGVLVEDAPPAEFFSSPKSSRAKEFLEKML; encoded by the coding sequence GTGATTAAAGTACACGGCCTTCATAAATCATTTGGCAAACTAGAAGTGTTGAAAGGGATTTCCACAACAATTGAAAGTGGTGAAGTAGTCGCAATCATTGGCCCATCCGGTTCTGGAAAATCAACCTTCCTCCGTTGCCTTAATTTGCTTGAGCACCCGACAAGCGGACAGATTTTGATTGATGGCGATGAAATTACTGATAAGAAAACCAATATCATGAAAGTCCGCGAAAATGTCGGTATGGTATTCCAGCACTTTCATCTTTTCCCGCATATGACCGTATTGCAGAACATCACCTATGCTCCAATTAAGGTTAAAGGTTTATCGAAGCCAGAAGCAGAAAAGCACGGATTAGAGCTTCTCAAAAAGGTCGGTCTTGCTGAAAAGGCAAATGAATATCCTAATAGGCTGTCAGGAGGCCAAAAGCAGCGTGTAGCAATCGCCCGGGCGCTGGCAATGAACCCTGAAGTCATGCTTTTCGATGAACCAACCTCCGCATTGGATCCCGAAATGGTCAAAGAGGTGCTCGAGGTAATGAAGTCGCTGGCACACACTGGCATGACAATGGCAATTGTCACCCACGAAATGGGATTTGCCCGTGAAGTAGCGGATCGTGTGCTATTCCTAGACGGTGGAGTCCTTGTTGAAGATGCACCACCAGCAGAATTCTTTAGCAGCCCTAAAAGCAGCAGGGCAAAAGAGTTTCTCGAAAAAATGCTCTAA